A stretch of DNA from Amylolactobacillus amylophilus DSM 20533 = JCM 1125:
AATTTACGTTGCTCCACGTCGTATTCCGCGCTAAAGCCTGCACTTCTAATACTTTCTGTTAACTTAATTGTTGGTACAATTGTGTCGTCGCCAACATTTGCAATAAAGAAATCAATTCCTGATTCCGCGAACAATTGTGGATTCTGGACGTTCAAGACTAAGAGAAGGCGTTCAAGGCCAATACCAAAACCGACAGCCGGCGTCTGCGGACCCGAAAATTCCGCGACGAGATCGTCGTAACGACCCCCACCAAGAATAGTAGACTTGCTGTGCCAGAGCTCTTGATCGTCAACCATGAATTCGAAGATCGTACCGGTATAGTAGTCAAGTCCCCGGACCAAATCATCGTCTAGTTCATAATTTACGCCAAGTTGTGTCAGAGTATCAGTAATTAGATTAAAGTTGGCTTTTGATTCATCGTCCAGATAGTCAATAATTTTCGGTGCATCTGGAAGAAATTGTTGATCTGCCTCATCTTTAGAATCGAGAATCCTCAAAGGATTCGTCGTGAGGCGGCGTTTTGAATCCGCGCTGAGTGAGTCAACGAGCGGTGTGAAGTAGGCAACTAGGGCATCATGGTACTTTGCCCGCACATATTTCGTACCTAAGCTATTGATGTGTAATTCGTAATTTTTCACGCCGAGAGTCTGCAACAGCTTGTAACCAAGCATGACAACCTCAATATCCTGCAGAGCGTTACTTGAACCGAATGATTCCACACCGATTTGGTGGAACTGCCGTTGACGTCCCGCCTGGGGACGCTCATAACGAAACATCGGTTCGATGTAGAAAAGCTTATATGGCTTCGCGTATTCTGGTCCATACAATTTATTTTCAACAAACGAACGCACAACGCCAGCTGTACCCTCGGGACGTAGGGCTAGCCTTCTATTCCCCTTATCCAAGAAATCGTACATTTCCTTCTGGACGACATCACTCTCTTCACCACTTGAGCGCGCGAAGAGCTCGTAGTTCTCGAAGATTGGGGTGCGAAT
This window harbors:
- the hisS gene encoding histidine--tRNA ligase, producing MKLQKPKGTVDILPQTVRQWQKVEEITRNFFQKANYQEIRTPIFENYELFARSSGEESDVVQKEMYDFLDKGNRRLALRPEGTAGVVRSFVENKLYGPEYAKPYKLFYIEPMFRYERPQAGRQRQFHQIGVESFGSSNALQDIEVVMLGYKLLQTLGVKNYELHINSLGTKYVRAKYHDALVAYFTPLVDSLSADSKRRLTTNPLRILDSKDEADQQFLPDAPKIIDYLDDESKANFNLITDTLTQLGVNYELDDDLVRGLDYYTGTIFEFMVDDQELWHSKSTILGGGRYDDLVAEFSGPQTPAVGFGIGLERLLLVLNVQNPQLFAESGIDFFIANVGDDTIVPTIKLTESIRSAGFSAEYDVEQRKLKAQFKAATRANAQYVITLGDEEIATKSVAVKRLTDGKQVATTFDQIETDLQNVLRQFN